In one Kitasatospora cineracea genomic region, the following are encoded:
- a CDS encoding methionine ABC transporter permease: MTWDQMQELLWPATRETLGMVGIAGLATLVIGLPIGLLLVLTDKGGLLQNLAVSRVLGAVVNIGRSIPFVILIVAVIPFTKLLMGTSLGWQAASVPLAIGAIPFFARLVETSVREVDGGLVEALKSMGASTGTIVRKTLLPEALPSLVASATTTVIALIGYSAMAGTVGGGGLGDLAIRYGYQRFETTFMWVIVAELVIIVTAIQLLGDLAARRLSHRGDYRSPLSFFRSATAKPEDTEEDLLSSH; this comes from the coding sequence ATGACCTGGGACCAGATGCAGGAACTGCTGTGGCCCGCCACCCGGGAGACCCTCGGCATGGTCGGCATCGCCGGACTCGCCACCCTGGTGATCGGCCTGCCGATCGGGCTGCTGCTGGTCCTCACCGACAAGGGCGGCCTGCTGCAGAACCTGGCGGTCAGCCGGGTGCTCGGCGCGGTCGTCAACATCGGGCGCTCCATCCCGTTCGTCATCCTGATCGTCGCGGTGATCCCGTTCACCAAGCTGCTCATGGGCACCTCGCTCGGCTGGCAGGCCGCCAGCGTGCCGCTGGCGATCGGCGCGATCCCGTTCTTCGCCCGGCTGGTGGAGACCTCCGTGCGCGAGGTGGACGGCGGCCTGGTCGAGGCGCTCAAGTCGATGGGCGCGAGCACCGGCACCATCGTCCGCAAGACCCTGCTGCCCGAGGCGCTGCCCTCGCTGGTCGCCTCCGCCACCACCACGGTGATCGCGCTGATCGGCTACTCCGCGATGGCCGGCACGGTCGGCGGCGGCGGACTCGGCGACCTCGCCATCCGCTACGGCTACCAGCGCTTCGAGACCACCTTCATGTGGGTGATCGTCGCCGAACTCGTGATCATCGTCACCGCGATCCAGCTGCTCGGCGACCTCGCCGCCCGGCGGCTCTCGCACCGCGGCGACTACCGCAGCCCGCTCAGCTTCTTCCGCTCCGCCACGGCGAAGCCGGAGGACACCGAGGAGGACCTGCTCTCCTCGCACTGA
- a CDS encoding methionine ABC transporter ATP-binding protein has translation MITTKGLTKVYRSGDREVRALDDVDLHVRQGEVFGVVGTSGAGKSTLIRCVNLLERPTSGTVTVDGLELTALSGGRERAGRELREARQRIGMVFQHFNLLSSRTVQQNVELPLEIIGLDRRERRRKAAELLDLVGLADKARQYPDQLSGGQKQRVGIARALAGDPKVLLSDEATSALDPETTRSILKLLRELNQQLGLTVLLITHEMDVIKSVCDSAALMRGGRVVESGRLTDLLADGHSRIARDLFPLGDLGTRTAAPEEGEHTVLEITFQGDAPAQPFVSQLARTYQIDINILGAAVETIAGRLVGRMRVELPGSHTDNVVPIGYLRQQGLQVDVLDPSNGAAA, from the coding sequence GTGATCACCACCAAGGGCCTGACCAAGGTCTACCGCTCGGGAGACCGCGAGGTCCGGGCACTGGACGACGTCGACCTGCACGTGCGGCAGGGCGAGGTGTTCGGGGTCGTCGGCACCAGCGGCGCCGGCAAGTCCACCCTGATCCGGTGCGTCAACCTGCTGGAGCGGCCCACCTCCGGCACCGTCACCGTCGACGGCCTGGAGCTGACCGCGCTGTCCGGCGGCCGCGAGCGCGCCGGACGCGAACTGCGCGAGGCCCGGCAGCGGATCGGCATGGTGTTCCAGCACTTCAACCTGCTGTCCTCGCGCACCGTCCAGCAGAACGTCGAACTCCCGCTGGAGATCATCGGCCTGGACCGGCGCGAACGCCGCCGCAAGGCCGCCGAACTGCTCGACCTGGTCGGCCTGGCCGACAAGGCCCGGCAGTACCCCGACCAGCTGTCCGGCGGCCAGAAGCAGCGCGTCGGCATCGCCCGCGCCCTGGCCGGCGACCCCAAGGTGCTGCTCTCCGACGAGGCCACCAGCGCCCTCGACCCGGAGACCACCCGCTCCATCCTCAAGCTGCTGCGCGAACTCAACCAGCAGCTCGGCCTGACCGTCCTGCTGATCACCCACGAGATGGACGTCATCAAGTCGGTCTGCGACTCGGCCGCCCTGATGCGCGGCGGCCGGGTGGTCGAGAGCGGCCGGCTCACCGACCTGCTCGCCGACGGCCACTCCCGGATCGCCCGGGACCTCTTCCCGCTCGGCGACCTCGGCACCCGCACCGCGGCACCGGAGGAGGGCGAGCACACCGTCCTGGAGATCACCTTCCAGGGCGACGCCCCCGCCCAGCCGTTCGTCTCCCAGCTGGCCCGCACCTACCAGATCGACATCAACATCCTCGGCGCGGCCGTCGAGACCATCGCCGGCCGCCTGGTCGGCCGGATGCGGGTCGAACTGCCCGGCAGCCACACCGACAACGTGGTGCCGATCGGCTACCTGCGCCAACAGGGACTCCAGGTGGACGTCCTCGACCCGTCGAACGGAGCGGCCGCATGA
- a CDS encoding MetQ/NlpA family ABC transporter substrate-binding protein produces MRHVLKTTALTATAAGLALTLAACSSGSSGSGASADPNKPLVVAASPTPHAQILKFVQDNLAAKAGLKLDIKEVSDYVTPNTSVQDGSADANYFQHQPYLDDFNKKNGTDIVSVEAVHLEPLGVYSKKVKSVAELKDGAQVAVPSDATNEGRALKLLADNNVITLKSGAGTTATVQDISGNPKNLKFKELEAAQLPRALDDVDAAVINGNYALGANLKPSTDALVLEKAEGNPYANILAVKKGHESDPRVQKLAELLHSAEVKKYIDDTFQGAVVPAF; encoded by the coding sequence GTGCGTCACGTTCTGAAGACCACCGCCCTGACCGCCACCGCCGCCGGCCTCGCGCTCACCCTCGCCGCCTGCTCCTCGGGCTCCTCCGGCTCCGGCGCCTCCGCCGACCCGAACAAGCCCCTGGTGGTCGCCGCCAGCCCCACCCCGCACGCGCAGATCCTCAAGTTCGTGCAGGACAACCTGGCGGCCAAGGCCGGGCTCAAGCTGGACATCAAGGAGGTCAGCGACTACGTGACCCCCAACACCTCGGTCCAGGACGGCTCCGCGGACGCGAACTACTTCCAGCACCAGCCCTACCTCGACGACTTCAACAAGAAGAACGGCACCGACATCGTCTCCGTCGAGGCCGTCCACCTGGAGCCGCTCGGCGTCTACTCCAAGAAGGTCAAGAGCGTCGCCGAGCTCAAGGACGGCGCCCAGGTCGCCGTCCCCAGCGACGCCACCAACGAGGGCCGGGCGCTCAAGCTGCTCGCCGACAACAACGTCATCACCCTCAAGTCCGGCGCCGGCACCACCGCCACCGTCCAGGACATCTCCGGCAACCCGAAGAACCTCAAGTTCAAGGAGCTGGAGGCGGCCCAGCTGCCGCGCGCCCTCGACGACGTCGACGCCGCCGTCATCAACGGCAACTACGCGCTGGGCGCCAACCTCAAGCCGTCCACCGACGCGCTGGTGCTGGAGAAGGCCGAGGGCAACCCCTACGCCAACATCCTCGCCGTCAAGAAGGGCCACGAGAGCGACCCGCGGGTGCAGAAGCTCGCCGAGCTGCTGCACTCCGCCGAGGTGAAGAAGTACATCGACGACACCTTCCAGGGTGCCGTCGTCCCGGCGTTCTGA
- the cobT gene encoding nicotinate-nucleotide--dimethylbenzimidazole phosphoribosyltransferase, whose translation MTDGGHAPSAGPLAPEPGPGGPVPEHHLGAPLQPAAPAGAWHGDQQRPAYTFLDQPDGDEEDDVLLMPGPQTAWGDAVHGTVEPAEPVAGAGAVPGTDVPVGGEQPPGTPVAPSWPPLEPPLLTVAPPVEPTTLTPAAPAAPAGAEEAAGNGTLHLGAPQAQPAAAPAAAAAPAAGQQPVPPQPRRPLHAGPPIPDPSLMTGHVPVRSLADRGPSAPGGTPAYGVPVLTAETVQQAQVQAQAPQSLAPQVPAQQAAPAPVQPQVVEAAAGAPVVVVEQPVAEQPVAVEAAAEAVAEAVAVVAGPVAEPAAVEQPVAAEAAPVANLAPVFVEPAESAEPTAPAEPAAPAEPAAPVEQPAAPVAEAAETVEPAEVVEVVPAVEATEAAAAAETVEPAETDAAPAPSQVQPEAAAPAVAAAAVDAPSAEQPVAVEAAQAAEPVQPEAVPVADAETVSGEAAAEPIPAPAAKSSGRGAHRRISAFLAAPAGLPLLEPEAAQAAEAPQPQAAPVAEAQPEAAAEQPAAVETAQAPEVAEAPVAAEAVAEPAAAQAPAAEAEAPQPEVAPVAEAQPEAAAEQPAAAETAEAVESAPEAEPEAEPAAAEEPAEAAVTEQTAEAAAEEPADAAAEAAAEEAAEDERPPAAPGYDEAGREAVHQVIRERRDVRNGFRSDAIPHEVLIRVLEAAHTAPSVGYSQPWDFVVIRSAKTRRKMHELAARQREAYADSLPKGRAKQFKEIKIEAILETPVNIVVTADRTRGGRHTLGRHTQPQMAPYSAALAVENLWLAARAEGLGVGWVSFFDDEELVRELGLPEHLEVVAYLCVGYVDAFPDEPELQQQGWAKKRPLSWVVHEEQYGNRALPGEEPHDLLSDTLRGIRPLDAKALGEAWDRQKRMTKPAGSLGVLELIAAQLSGLARQCPPPVPEPGCVAIFAGDHGVHAQGVTPWPQEVTAQMVGNFLAGGAVVNAFAAQVGTEVCVVDVGVAAELPDAIQQGRTTGLLPRKVKPGTDDMTQGPAMSRDEALRAIEVGIETARDLVAAGNKVLITGDMGIANTTASAALISVFTETDPAEVTGRGTGIDDETHARKVEVIRQALDLHKPDPADPIGVLSAVGGLEHAAIAGFLLGAASLRIPVILDGVIAGSAALVAKAIAPEVLAACIAGHRSAEPGHQTALAKLGLRPLIDLDLRLGEGTGALLALPLVQSAARAMHDVATFDSAGVTEKA comes from the coding sequence ATGACCGACGGCGGCCACGCCCCCAGTGCCGGTCCCCTCGCGCCCGAACCCGGGCCCGGCGGACCCGTCCCGGAGCACCACCTCGGCGCGCCCCTCCAGCCCGCCGCGCCCGCCGGGGCCTGGCACGGCGACCAGCAGCGGCCCGCGTACACCTTCCTCGACCAGCCCGACGGCGACGAGGAGGACGACGTCCTGCTGATGCCCGGCCCGCAGACCGCCTGGGGCGACGCCGTGCACGGCACCGTCGAGCCGGCCGAGCCGGTTGCCGGTGCGGGCGCGGTCCCGGGCACGGACGTGCCGGTCGGCGGGGAGCAGCCGCCCGGCACCCCGGTCGCGCCGTCCTGGCCGCCGCTCGAACCCCCGCTCCTCACCGTCGCCCCGCCGGTCGAGCCGACGACGCTCACGCCCGCCGCACCGGCCGCGCCCGCCGGGGCCGAGGAGGCCGCCGGGAACGGCACCCTGCACCTCGGCGCCCCGCAGGCGCAGCCCGCCGCGGCACCCGCTGCCGCCGCGGCACCCGCCGCCGGGCAGCAGCCGGTGCCGCCGCAGCCGCGCCGTCCGCTGCACGCCGGGCCGCCGATCCCCGACCCGTCCCTGATGACCGGTCACGTCCCGGTCCGCTCGCTCGCCGACCGCGGCCCGTCCGCGCCCGGCGGCACGCCCGCGTACGGGGTGCCGGTGCTGACCGCCGAAACGGTGCAGCAGGCGCAGGTGCAGGCGCAGGCCCCGCAGTCCCTCGCTCCGCAGGTGCCGGCCCAGCAGGCGGCGCCCGCGCCCGTGCAGCCGCAGGTGGTGGAGGCCGCCGCTGGGGCGCCCGTGGTCGTCGTCGAGCAGCCCGTCGCCGAGCAGCCCGTCGCGGTGGAAGCCGCGGCCGAGGCGGTGGCGGAGGCCGTGGCCGTGGTGGCCGGGCCCGTCGCCGAACCGGCCGCCGTCGAGCAGCCGGTGGCCGCCGAGGCCGCGCCCGTCGCGAACCTGGCGCCGGTGTTCGTCGAACCGGCCGAGTCGGCCGAGCCGACCGCACCCGCCGAGCCGGCCGCACCCGCCGAGCCGGCCGCGCCGGTCGAGCAGCCGGCCGCGCCGGTGGCGGAGGCCGCCGAGACCGTTGAGCCCGCCGAGGTCGTCGAGGTCGTTCCGGCCGTCGAGGCCACGGAGGCTGCTGCGGCCGCCGAGACCGTTGAGCCGGCCGAGACCGACGCGGCCCCCGCGCCGTCGCAGGTGCAGCCCGAGGCCGCTGCGCCCGCCGTCGCTGCGGCGGCAGTTGACGCGCCGTCGGCCGAGCAGCCAGTGGCCGTCGAGGCCGCGCAGGCCGCTGAGCCCGTGCAGCCCGAGGCCGTCCCGGTGGCGGACGCGGAGACGGTGAGCGGCGAGGCCGCCGCGGAGCCGATCCCCGCCCCGGCCGCGAAGTCGTCCGGACGGGGCGCGCACCGGCGGATCTCCGCGTTCCTCGCCGCGCCCGCCGGACTGCCGCTGCTGGAGCCCGAGGCCGCGCAGGCCGCCGAGGCCCCGCAGCCGCAGGCCGCGCCGGTGGCCGAGGCCCAGCCGGAAGCCGCCGCCGAGCAGCCCGCGGCCGTCGAGACCGCGCAGGCACCCGAGGTGGCCGAGGCCCCCGTCGCCGCCGAGGCCGTTGCGGAACCGGCGGCCGCGCAGGCCCCCGCCGCCGAGGCCGAGGCCCCGCAGCCGGAGGTCGCGCCGGTGGCCGAGGCCCAGCCGGAAGCCGCCGCCGAGCAGCCCGCGGCCGCCGAGACCGCCGAGGCCGTCGAGAGCGCCCCCGAAGCCGAGCCCGAGGCCGAGCCCGCGGCCGCCGAAGAGCCCGCGGAAGCAGCAGTCACCGAGCAGACCGCGGAGGCGGCCGCCGAAGAGCCTGCCGACGCAGCCGCCGAAGCCGCCGCCGAGGAGGCCGCAGAGGACGAGCGCCCGCCCGCCGCGCCCGGGTACGACGAGGCCGGGCGGGAGGCCGTGCACCAGGTGATCCGGGAGCGGCGCGACGTGCGCAACGGCTTCCGGTCGGACGCGATCCCGCACGAGGTGCTGATCCGGGTGCTGGAGGCGGCGCACACCGCGCCGAGCGTCGGCTACTCGCAGCCGTGGGACTTCGTGGTGATCCGTTCCGCGAAGACCCGCCGGAAGATGCACGAGCTGGCGGCGCGTCAGCGCGAGGCGTACGCGGACTCGCTGCCCAAGGGCCGGGCGAAGCAGTTCAAGGAGATCAAGATCGAGGCGATCCTCGAGACGCCCGTCAACATCGTGGTGACCGCCGACCGCACCCGCGGCGGCCGGCACACCCTGGGCCGGCACACCCAGCCGCAGATGGCCCCGTACTCGGCCGCGCTGGCCGTGGAGAACCTGTGGCTGGCGGCCCGCGCCGAGGGCCTGGGCGTCGGCTGGGTGAGCTTCTTCGACGACGAGGAACTGGTCCGCGAGCTGGGCCTGCCCGAGCACCTGGAGGTCGTCGCCTACCTGTGCGTCGGCTACGTGGACGCGTTCCCGGACGAGCCGGAGCTGCAGCAGCAGGGCTGGGCGAAGAAGCGGCCGCTGTCCTGGGTGGTGCACGAGGAGCAGTACGGCAACCGCGCGCTGCCCGGCGAGGAGCCGCACGACCTGCTGTCCGACACCCTGCGCGGGATCCGTCCGCTGGACGCCAAGGCGCTCGGCGAGGCGTGGGACCGGCAGAAGCGGATGACCAAGCCCGCCGGTTCGCTCGGCGTGCTGGAGCTGATCGCGGCCCAGCTGTCCGGCCTGGCCCGGCAGTGCCCGCCGCCCGTCCCGGAGCCCGGCTGCGTGGCGATCTTCGCGGGCGACCACGGCGTGCACGCCCAGGGCGTCACCCCGTGGCCGCAGGAGGTCACCGCGCAGATGGTCGGCAACTTCCTGGCCGGCGGCGCGGTGGTCAACGCGTTCGCCGCCCAGGTCGGCACCGAGGTGTGCGTGGTGGACGTCGGCGTGGCCGCCGAACTCCCGGACGCCATCCAGCAGGGCCGCACCACCGGCCTGCTGCCGCGCAAGGTCAAGCCCGGCACCGACGACATGACGCAGGGACCGGCGATGAGCCGGGACGAGGCGCTGCGCGCGATCGAGGTCGGCATCGAGACCGCCCGCGACCTGGTCGCGGCCGGCAACAAGGTGCTGATCACCGGCGACATGGGCATCGCCAACACCACCGCCTCCGCCGCGCTGATCTCGGTCTTCACCGAGACCGACCCGGCCGAGGTCACCGGCCGCGGCACCGGCATCGACGACGAGACCCACGCCCGCAAGGTCGAGGTGATCCGGCAGGCCCTCGACCTGCACAAGCCCGACCCGGCGGACCCGATCGGCGTGCTGTCGGCCGTCGGCGGCCTGGAGCACGCCGCGATCGCCGGGTTCCTGCTCGGCGCGGCCTCGCTGCGGATCCCGGTGATCCTGGACGGCGTGATCGCCGGCTCGGCGGCCCTGGTCGCCAAGGCGATCGCCCCCGAGGTGCTGGCCGCCTGCATCGCCGGGCACCGCTCCGCCGAACCCGGCCACCAGACCGCGCTCGCCAAGCTCGGCCTGCGCCCGCTGATCGACCTCGACCTGCGGCTCGGCGAGGGCACCGGAGCCCTGCTGGCCCTCCCGCTGGTGCAGAGCGCGGCCCGGGCGATGCACGATGTAGCCACCTTCGACTCCGCCGGAGTCACCGAGAAGGCCTGA
- the cbiE gene encoding precorrin-6y C5,15-methyltransferase (decarboxylating) subunit CbiE, giving the protein MADRITVIGWDGTPLTQAAAGALAGATLVAGAGYQLDALPVPERAERIGLADLRAAARRIADHRGTAVVVAEGDPGFFGVVRTLRRPEYGLELEVLPAVSSVATAFARAGMAWEDAQVVSAHGGRLRRAANVCRAHPKVAVLTTGGAGPSELALMLRGVPRTFVVCEALGTSEEDVTVLTSERVPDHDWRDPSVVLVIGNVPPAEAASGWLAGRPLDHPGPQRGWALPNRAYAGADADARRPRALPPHVRALALARLAPAPGDLLWTVGAGDGALAVEAARFGAAVVAVEAEPADCARISANARKAGVEVETAAGTGPEVLGALPEPDAVAVEQGGPAMVRAVAARKPGRVVAVARTLAEAGETRQILDAAGYRTDGLLLQSAPLRAEQAAGAGPSFGRGDYTLLIWGEPHD; this is encoded by the coding sequence ATGGCTGACCGGATCACGGTCATCGGGTGGGACGGCACCCCACTGACCCAGGCCGCCGCCGGCGCACTCGCCGGAGCCACCCTGGTCGCCGGGGCGGGCTACCAGCTCGACGCCCTCCCCGTCCCCGAACGCGCCGAACGCATCGGCCTCGCAGACCTGCGGGCCGCCGCCCGGAGGATCGCCGACCACCGCGGCACCGCCGTCGTCGTCGCCGAGGGCGACCCCGGCTTCTTCGGCGTCGTGCGCACCCTGCGCCGCCCCGAGTACGGCCTCGAACTCGAAGTCCTGCCCGCCGTCTCCTCGGTGGCCACCGCCTTCGCCCGGGCCGGCATGGCCTGGGAGGACGCCCAGGTGGTCTCCGCGCACGGCGGACGGCTGCGCCGCGCCGCCAACGTCTGCCGCGCCCACCCCAAGGTCGCCGTCCTCACCACCGGCGGCGCCGGCCCCAGCGAACTCGCCCTGATGCTGCGCGGCGTCCCCCGCACCTTCGTGGTCTGCGAGGCCCTCGGCACCTCCGAGGAGGACGTCACCGTCCTCACCTCCGAACGCGTCCCCGACCACGACTGGCGCGACCCCTCCGTCGTCCTGGTGATCGGCAACGTCCCGCCCGCCGAGGCCGCCTCCGGCTGGCTGGCCGGCCGCCCGCTCGACCACCCCGGCCCGCAGCGCGGCTGGGCGCTCCCCAACCGGGCGTACGCCGGAGCGGACGCCGACGCCCGGCGCCCCCGCGCACTCCCGCCGCACGTCCGCGCGCTGGCCCTGGCCCGGCTCGCCCCCGCGCCCGGCGACCTGCTGTGGACCGTCGGCGCCGGGGACGGCGCGCTCGCCGTCGAGGCCGCCCGGTTCGGCGCCGCCGTGGTCGCCGTCGAGGCCGAACCCGCCGACTGCGCCCGGATCTCCGCCAACGCCCGCAAGGCCGGCGTCGAGGTCGAGACCGCCGCCGGCACCGGCCCCGAAGTCCTCGGCGCCCTTCCCGAACCCGACGCCGTCGCCGTCGAGCAGGGCGGCCCCGCCATGGTCCGCGCCGTCGCCGCCCGCAAGCCCGGACGCGTGGTCGCCGTCGCCCGCACCCTCGCCGAAGCCGGCGAGACCCGCCAGATCCTGGACGCCGCCGGCTACCGCACCGACGGCCTGCTGCTCCAGTCCGCCCCCCTGCGCGCCGAACAGGCCGCCGGCGCCGGGCCCTCCTTCGGACGCGGCGACTACACCCTGCTGATCTGGGGCGAACCGCACGACTGA
- a CDS encoding FAD-binding oxidoreductase: MSKAAAALAEGFRGDIVVPGDADYDAARAVWNGAVDRRPEVIARCTGAADVLQAVAVAREHGLHVAVRGAGHSLAGLGTCDGGMVVDLSRLTGVRVDPARRLARAQPGATWGAFDHETQAFDLATTGSPYSGSGVAGTTLGGGLGWLARSYGLTCDNLVEADVVTADGRLLTVSAAAHPELFAGLRGGGGNFGVVTSFTYRLHRVGPHVLCGAVYVPVELLAPTLAAVRDFMAAAPDGLTVMVEFGRPRGMPQLPARTMLRIGLCWSGRADRGREAVAPLRALPGVVADTVQTRPYPLWQKMLDVDRGPGAGNVGRSEFLSVLDGTAIDRLAAQVDALPGPSAQLQLAFLGGAVARVGPEDTAYTYRTAPYLLSAVARWTDGPAEPHAAWVRRCWEAMRPFSSGGAYVNLMGAEGQGRVVEAYGLAKYERLVALKDRYDPANLFRVNQNVRPSG, encoded by the coding sequence ATGTCCAAAGCAGCCGCCGCGCTCGCCGAGGGGTTCCGGGGCGACATCGTGGTGCCCGGGGACGCGGACTACGACGCGGCCCGGGCGGTGTGGAACGGGGCGGTGGACCGGCGGCCCGAGGTGATCGCCCGGTGCACCGGCGCCGCGGACGTGCTGCAGGCCGTCGCGGTGGCCCGGGAGCACGGCCTGCACGTCGCGGTGCGCGGCGCGGGCCACAGCCTGGCCGGGCTCGGCACCTGCGACGGCGGGATGGTGGTCGACCTGTCGCGGCTGACGGGCGTCCGGGTCGACCCGGCCCGCCGGCTCGCCCGGGCCCAGCCGGGGGCGACCTGGGGAGCGTTCGACCACGAGACGCAGGCGTTCGACCTGGCGACCACCGGCTCGCCCTACTCGGGCTCCGGCGTCGCGGGGACGACGCTCGGCGGCGGGCTCGGCTGGCTGGCCCGGTCGTACGGGCTGACCTGCGACAACCTGGTGGAGGCGGACGTGGTGACCGCCGACGGGCGGTTGCTGACGGTGAGCGCGGCGGCGCACCCGGAGCTGTTCGCCGGGCTGCGCGGGGGCGGCGGCAACTTCGGGGTGGTGACCTCCTTCACCTACCGGCTGCACCGGGTCGGGCCGCACGTGCTGTGCGGGGCGGTGTACGTGCCGGTGGAGCTGCTGGCGCCGACCCTGGCCGCGGTGCGGGACTTCATGGCGGCCGCGCCGGACGGCCTGACGGTGATGGTGGAGTTCGGGCGTCCGCGCGGCATGCCGCAGCTGCCGGCCCGGACCATGCTGCGGATCGGCCTGTGCTGGTCGGGCCGCGCCGACCGGGGCCGGGAGGCGGTGGCGCCGCTGCGCGCGCTGCCGGGCGTGGTCGCGGACACCGTGCAGACCCGCCCGTACCCGCTGTGGCAGAAGATGCTGGACGTGGACCGGGGGCCGGGCGCCGGGAACGTCGGCCGCTCGGAGTTCCTGTCGGTGCTGGACGGGACGGCGATCGACCGGCTGGCCGCCCAGGTGGACGCGCTGCCGGGCCCGTCGGCCCAGCTGCAACTGGCGTTCCTGGGCGGGGCGGTGGCCCGGGTCGGCCCGGAGGACACCGCCTACACCTACCGGACGGCCCCCTACCTGCTGAGCGCGGTGGCGCGCTGGACGGACGGCCCCGCGGAGCCGCACGCGGCCTGGGTGCGGCGCTGCTGGGAGGCGATGCGGCCGTTCTCCTCCGGCGGGGCGTACGTCAACCTGATGGGCGCCGAGGGGCAGGGCCGGGTGGTGGAGGCGTACGGGCTGGCGAAGTACGAGCGGCTGGTGGCGCTGAAGGACCGGTACGACCCGGCGAACCTGTTCCGCGTCAACCAGAACGTCCGGCCGAGCGGGTGA
- a CDS encoding GNAT family N-acetyltransferase has protein sequence MGMSVIIAAARPEEAEQILKLQYLGYQSEAELYSDWTLEPLTQTLESLRAELSEHRVLVARLGDEVVGSVRGWVDADGVGRIGRLVVHPRMQRHGLGRRLLEGLEAQLAEDGATGGFELFTGHRSLGNLRLYRKLGYRETEVREVSRRLSIVTLAKPVTTTLAA, from the coding sequence ATGGGCATGAGTGTGATCATCGCAGCGGCACGACCGGAAGAGGCGGAGCAGATCCTCAAGCTCCAGTACCTCGGTTACCAGAGCGAGGCGGAGCTGTACAGCGACTGGACGCTGGAGCCGCTGACCCAGACCCTGGAGAGCCTGCGGGCCGAGCTGTCCGAGCACCGGGTACTGGTGGCCCGGCTCGGCGACGAAGTGGTGGGCAGCGTCCGCGGCTGGGTGGACGCCGACGGCGTCGGCCGGATCGGCCGGCTGGTGGTGCACCCGCGGATGCAGCGGCACGGCCTGGGCCGCCGCCTGCTGGAGGGCCTGGAGGCGCAGCTGGCCGAGGACGGCGCCACCGGCGGCTTCGAGCTGTTCACCGGCCACCGCAGCCTGGGCAACCTGCGGCTGTACCGCAAGCTCGGCTACCGCGAGACCGAGGTGCGCGAGGTGTCCCGCCGGCTGTCGATCGTGACGCTGGCCAAGCCGGTGACGACCACCCTGGCCGCCTGA